A part of Arthrobacter dokdonellae genomic DNA contains:
- a CDS encoding transposase — protein MARPDLPRSIPGFQARFGDEPSCVAYLSACRWPEGFVCPRCQGRQAWPLSTRILWECAACHH, from the coding sequence ATGGCACGTCCGGACCTTCCGCGGTCGATTCCGGGGTTCCAGGCACGGTTCGGTGACGAGCCGTCCTGCGTGGCGTATTTGTCGGCCTGCCGATGGCCGGAGGGCTTTGTTTGCCCACGATGTCAGGGACGCCAGGCCTGGCCCCTTTCAACGCGGATTCTTTGGGAATGTGCTGCCTGCCATCACTAA
- a CDS encoding discoidin domain-containing protein, translating into MDDPGRSIRNFNTDWKFVRGDISDGHLASFDDAAWDWVNLPHGINFNTSENVAEYLGVAWYRKSFATEPCMGGKKVFLEFGAAMQKAEVWLNGTKLAVHVGGYTPFTVDVTGQLVARGENVVAVRIDTRPNPAWGPGRTGVDFRYFGGIYRDVTMTLTDPVHITDAVHKNDVASGGLFITTPTVAPAKSVVQVRTDVLNDSSAVRAITVHSDVLDASGAVVATAAADAAVSLAAGTSAVVQLRLTVHNANLWHPNTPHLYQARVRVLADGVLVDARTERFGIRHIDWRHEGLFINGSRFKAIGTNKHQEIYGLGNAVPSSAIFLDVKRVKDCGFDFIRTSHYPNAPAFYAACDELGVLVLNSMTGWQTFNNTDSFKGNTYQELRDIIRRDRNHPSVVAWETSLNESSYSAEWANEVHRIAHEEYPGDQMFTAGWLDYFDIFLGASQHGIRDTNQAKPILISEWGDWDYGGNRSTSRVARESYDWVSMAHNNLSQADNHQEGLNANLGAAWFSADGLWAFADMSGYNPGASLMGVVDYCRIRKYSSYLFQSQRDADIAIPGVDSGAMVFIANTWSADSPVDVRVYSNAEQVRLFKNGGLIGEQFPDSGANTANLPHPPFTFNATPYSPGELRAEALIGGEVVATHRIRTAGAAVRIALNRESGEAIAADGSDARLVFIEVQDADGTMVHANASQVSLSVTGPGRIVGPATVTMKGGQLAVWVRAGRAAGQITLTASADGLLSGTTSITATEVPGLPAPRYDDQNLTASNIAIGAVASASSSLPCRPPANAVDQDAATSWVAGSEAAEAGDAPAEKAVGGGSWLQVDLMKRHDLQGSVLTWNWQPGWPYTIQVSEDGIVWDAVAEKSVSAFGADVRRATATASDSWLASGRFVRVAFPDTFRAAVPEVTDFALRGTQCSPPPPVDVAQEKTAVRASSFAPEHGAEVANNGNPAEYWQAGSGGPAWWAVDLGARYRLSSVLVTWVDGSRAYQYLVEVSKDGSSYVTAVDQGANATPGTESQDAFEATARYVRLSVVGGSTSESPVGAYNVKTLGVPAPNVVVRKTSKASSARAGHGPAMANDMLPDTSWQSAPGTGADQWWSADLGAGFTLDGVDVDLVSGSVTDYRLETSLDGQVWTLAGGSRGPAGMILTEPVATRYVRITFHLAGPDEFAGIRSVVGYASELP; encoded by the coding sequence GTGGACGATCCAGGCCGAAGTATCCGCAATTTCAACACCGACTGGAAATTTGTCCGGGGCGACATCTCGGACGGTCACCTCGCCAGCTTTGACGACGCGGCCTGGGACTGGGTCAACCTGCCGCACGGCATCAACTTCAATACTTCCGAAAACGTTGCGGAATATTTGGGCGTGGCCTGGTATCGCAAGAGCTTCGCCACGGAACCTTGCATGGGCGGCAAGAAGGTTTTCCTGGAATTCGGTGCCGCCATGCAAAAGGCCGAGGTCTGGCTCAACGGCACAAAGCTGGCCGTGCATGTTGGCGGCTACACCCCCTTCACTGTTGATGTCACCGGCCAGTTGGTTGCCCGCGGGGAGAACGTGGTGGCGGTCCGGATCGACACACGGCCAAATCCGGCCTGGGGGCCCGGGCGGACGGGCGTTGACTTCCGGTATTTTGGCGGAATCTACCGTGATGTGACCATGACGCTCACCGATCCGGTGCACATTACCGACGCAGTCCACAAAAATGACGTGGCCTCAGGGGGGCTGTTCATTACCACCCCGACCGTGGCACCGGCGAAGTCCGTGGTCCAAGTTCGCACCGACGTGCTGAACGATTCGTCGGCTGTCCGCGCAATCACTGTGCACTCCGACGTTTTGGACGCTTCGGGCGCAGTGGTTGCCACGGCAGCAGCGGATGCGGCCGTTTCGCTGGCAGCCGGCACAAGCGCTGTTGTGCAACTGCGGCTAACTGTGCACAATGCCAACTTGTGGCATCCCAACACCCCACACCTTTACCAGGCGCGGGTGCGCGTCCTTGCCGACGGTGTGCTGGTTGATGCACGTACGGAACGGTTCGGGATCCGGCACATTGACTGGCGGCACGAGGGACTGTTCATCAACGGGTCCAGATTCAAAGCCATTGGTACCAACAAGCACCAGGAGATATATGGCCTGGGCAATGCCGTGCCCTCCAGTGCCATCTTCCTGGACGTCAAAAGGGTCAAGGACTGCGGGTTTGATTTCATCAGGACCTCGCACTATCCCAATGCTCCGGCGTTCTATGCGGCCTGTGACGAGCTGGGTGTGCTGGTGCTCAATTCCATGACCGGCTGGCAGACCTTCAACAACACGGATTCGTTCAAGGGCAACACCTACCAGGAACTCCGGGACATCATACGCCGCGACCGCAACCACCCTTCGGTGGTGGCCTGGGAGACCAGTCTCAATGAGAGCAGCTACTCGGCCGAATGGGCCAATGAGGTGCACCGGATCGCACACGAAGAATACCCCGGAGATCAGATGTTCACCGCGGGTTGGCTGGACTATTTTGACATTTTTCTCGGCGCTTCCCAGCACGGGATCCGTGACACCAACCAGGCCAAGCCAATCCTGATCAGTGAATGGGGCGACTGGGACTACGGTGGAAACCGCTCCACCAGCAGGGTGGCCCGCGAATCCTACGATTGGGTCTCCATGGCCCACAACAACCTAAGCCAAGCAGACAATCACCAGGAAGGCTTGAACGCAAATCTCGGAGCAGCCTGGTTTAGCGCCGATGGGCTGTGGGCCTTCGCCGACATGAGCGGCTACAACCCAGGCGCATCCCTGATGGGCGTGGTGGACTACTGTCGGATCCGCAAATACAGCAGCTACCTCTTCCAGTCCCAACGCGACGCCGACATCGCAATTCCCGGCGTCGACTCCGGGGCCATGGTTTTCATCGCCAACACCTGGTCTGCCGATTCGCCTGTGGACGTGCGCGTCTACAGCAACGCCGAGCAAGTACGTCTATTTAAGAACGGGGGCCTCATCGGTGAGCAGTTCCCGGATTCCGGTGCCAACACGGCCAATCTGCCGCACCCGCCGTTTACGTTCAACGCGACGCCTTACAGTCCGGGGGAACTGCGGGCGGAGGCCCTGATCGGCGGCGAAGTCGTTGCAACCCATCGGATCAGAACGGCCGGAGCCGCGGTAAGGATTGCGCTCAATAGAGAGTCCGGGGAGGCCATAGCCGCCGACGGGTCGGATGCCCGGCTGGTCTTCATCGAGGTTCAGGACGCCGACGGGACCATGGTCCACGCCAATGCCAGCCAGGTATCCCTGTCTGTCACCGGCCCCGGCAGGATTGTCGGTCCCGCGACGGTGACCATGAAAGGTGGCCAACTGGCCGTTTGGGTCAGGGCCGGGCGCGCCGCGGGGCAGATCACCTTGACTGCATCCGCAGACGGGCTGCTTTCGGGGACCACCAGCATCACCGCCACAGAAGTGCCGGGACTGCCCGCGCCACGCTACGACGACCAGAACCTAACTGCGTCGAACATTGCCATCGGCGCTGTTGCCTCTGCATCGAGCTCGTTGCCTTGCCGCCCCCCGGCCAACGCGGTGGACCAGGATGCAGCCACATCGTGGGTGGCAGGCTCCGAGGCTGCGGAGGCTGGCGATGCGCCCGCGGAGAAAGCCGTCGGCGGGGGTTCGTGGCTCCAAGTGGACCTGATGAAGCGCCATGACCTGCAGGGCTCGGTGCTGACGTGGAACTGGCAACCCGGCTGGCCATACACCATCCAGGTCTCCGAAGACGGGATCGTGTGGGATGCGGTGGCGGAGAAGTCCGTGTCCGCTTTCGGGGCTGATGTGCGGCGGGCCACGGCTACGGCCTCGGACAGCTGGTTGGCGTCGGGGCGGTTCGTCCGGGTGGCTTTCCCCGACACCTTCCGCGCTGCTGTTCCGGAGGTGACGGATTTTGCCTTGCGTGGGACGCAGTGTTCGCCGCCACCGCCCGTGGACGTTGCGCAGGAGAAGACCGCCGTCCGGGCCTCCAGCTTCGCCCCGGAGCATGGTGCGGAAGTTGCCAATAACGGCAACCCAGCCGAATACTGGCAGGCTGGCAGCGGCGGACCGGCATGGTGGGCGGTTGACCTTGGCGCACGTTATCGGCTCAGCTCGGTACTGGTGACATGGGTTGATGGCAGCCGTGCCTACCAGTATTTGGTTGAGGTTTCCAAAGACGGGTCCAGCTATGTCACCGCCGTGGACCAAGGCGCGAATGCCACGCCCGGGACTGAGAGCCAGGATGCCTTCGAAGCCACGGCACGCTACGTGCGGCTGTCCGTCGTGGGAGGTTCCACCAGCGAATCGCCGGTGGGAGCCTACAACGTGAAGACCCTCGGCGTGCCTGCCCCCAATGTTGTGGTCCGCAAGACCAGCAAGGCCAGCTCGGCGCGTGCCGGGCATGGCCCGGCGATGGCCAACGACATGCTCCCGGACACCAGCTGGCAATCAGCGCCTGGCACCGGTGCCGACCAATGGTGGAGTGCCGATCTTGGTGCTGGGTTCACACTTGACGGCGTGGACGTTGACTTGGTGTCCGGATCCGTTACGGACTACCGACTGGAAACATCACTGGATGGCCAGGTTTGGACTTTGGCAGGCGGGAGCAGGGGGCCAGCCGGCATGATTCTCACCGAACCCGTCGCCACTCGGTATGTTCGCATCACCTTCCACTTGGCAGGGCCCGACGAATTTGCCGGGATTCGCAGCGTTGTCGGCTATGCCAGCGAATTGCCGTGA
- a CDS encoding ROK family transcriptional regulator — protein sequence MSKHPSHGTGSHWLFKFIKFLNKKPYLLCWSVDGKNWRLYAALMARKKPLTPSSDTLHMQRILRVLGQYGALSRSELAEHIGLSRTTLSEVTNALIECGAVFVVNTDADQRIGRGRPAERLALDPEAGQLMGVDFGHGRVHVSVVDASHNVIASGGIRYSATSTWVQRIDFALALIDRLGEETGAHFGALQGIGIGFPGPLSQRMAGGSGDSAAGLHRTAGELVCAAFADRFDAPVIIDNNSRFAALAEASWDSSLDTEHLLYLRLSDGIGGGLVVGGRLLSGSSGFAGELGHVSVDVGGLPCHCGKRGCLETVASVPAILARCQADGAAVTTLEKLRTAVGQGDPIVDNVLRNAGRAVGRVLGPAAVALNPSEIVVGGELVDAAPVVLEQAAGIINYELLPMLETAPRIRTARLGDEAGSLGAIVAMFHQSPLLASYPKPSTRNPSVPARREVS from the coding sequence ATGTCAAAGCACCCCTCCCACGGCACGGGATCGCACTGGCTTTTCAAATTCATCAAGTTCTTGAACAAAAAGCCATATTTATTATGTTGGAGTGTGGACGGAAAAAATTGGCGTCTGTACGCTGCACTTATGGCCCGCAAGAAACCTCTGACTCCAAGCAGCGACACACTGCACATGCAGCGCATCTTGCGTGTGCTGGGGCAGTACGGGGCATTGAGCCGGAGTGAACTCGCCGAACATATTGGCCTGTCGAGGACAACCCTGTCGGAGGTCACGAATGCGCTGATCGAATGTGGGGCCGTCTTTGTCGTGAACACCGATGCAGATCAAAGGATAGGCCGCGGCCGTCCGGCGGAGCGTCTTGCGCTCGATCCCGAGGCTGGCCAGCTGATGGGGGTTGACTTTGGCCACGGCCGGGTCCACGTCTCGGTGGTGGACGCTTCGCACAATGTCATTGCCTCGGGCGGGATCCGCTACAGTGCCACCTCCACCTGGGTCCAGCGGATCGATTTCGCCCTTGCGCTCATCGACCGGTTGGGTGAAGAGACAGGCGCGCATTTCGGGGCGCTGCAGGGCATTGGCATAGGTTTTCCCGGCCCACTCTCCCAGCGCATGGCAGGCGGCAGCGGGGATTCCGCAGCCGGTTTGCACCGGACGGCCGGCGAACTTGTTTGCGCAGCCTTCGCCGACCGGTTTGATGCGCCTGTCATCATCGACAACAACTCGCGGTTCGCCGCCCTGGCTGAAGCAAGCTGGGACAGCAGCCTGGACACTGAGCACCTGCTATACCTTCGGCTCTCCGACGGAATCGGTGGCGGCCTGGTGGTCGGTGGCCGTCTGCTGTCTGGCTCGTCGGGCTTTGCAGGCGAGCTAGGCCATGTCTCCGTCGATGTGGGCGGCCTCCCTTGCCACTGTGGCAAACGGGGGTGTTTGGAGACCGTTGCGTCGGTGCCGGCGATACTGGCCCGGTGCCAGGCAGACGGTGCCGCAGTGACAACACTCGAAAAGTTGCGAACCGCCGTTGGCCAGGGTGATCCCATCGTGGACAATGTCCTCCGGAATGCGGGCAGAGCCGTCGGCCGCGTACTCGGACCGGCGGCTGTGGCCCTGAATCCGTCCGAAATCGTCGTTGGAGGGGAACTCGTTGATGCCGCACCCGTGGTGCTGGAACAGGCTGCCGGAATTATTAATTACGAGCTGTTGCCGATGCTCGAAACCGCGCCACGAATCCGCACCGCCCGACTCGGCGATGAGGCAGGTTCCCTGGGTGCCATCGTGGCCATGTTCCACCAGTCGCCGCTGCTCGCCAGCTATCCCAAGCCCTCAACACGCAATCCATCTGTGCCCGCAAGAAGAGAAGTTTCATAA
- a CDS encoding extracellular solute-binding protein codes for MKIAKTMIAVGTALTLIAGISACSSGATSPAAADQGPANLRVWFMQDSVPSSAQAYLQTEFAKENKGSTLTVQVQQWNGIAQKLQTSLPSKGQTPDLVETGSTQTTTFSSVGAFSDITALKGQLGGNSLVQSFVNSATWDNKLYGVPLYAGSRSVYYRKDLFAKAGIAVPQTIDQLQAAIQKLQAANPDKTPGFSSIYLSANDVHAPESWLFANGGGYANSENGKWVGDLTSADSQRALQELQAIWKNDTTYGLDSTAAANGMYNLFNSGQVGMMVGTLNVSTQISKQLMDSGNVGMFAFPSTTVGTPGKTFAGGSNVSISAASAHPALDQSALKIIMGKQFQSLLAKDGGWVPGNMSYADALTGPFAAVAREAVQNSKLTPNTPQWGVATANNLLKNFYISIAKGENTLTAAKAADTQIETALNASN; via the coding sequence ATGAAGATCGCCAAGACAATGATCGCGGTTGGAACCGCACTCACCCTGATCGCCGGCATCAGCGCCTGTTCTTCCGGCGCCACCAGCCCAGCGGCGGCGGACCAAGGACCGGCAAACTTGCGGGTGTGGTTCATGCAGGATTCAGTTCCTTCAAGCGCCCAAGCCTATCTACAGACGGAGTTCGCGAAGGAGAACAAGGGCTCAACTCTCACCGTCCAGGTCCAGCAATGGAATGGCATTGCACAAAAGCTTCAGACAAGCCTTCCGAGCAAGGGCCAAACCCCCGACCTTGTCGAGACCGGCAGCACTCAAACGACGACGTTCTCCTCCGTCGGGGCGTTCAGCGACATCACGGCCCTGAAGGGCCAGCTCGGCGGAAATTCACTAGTGCAGAGTTTTGTCAATTCTGCGACATGGGACAACAAACTGTACGGCGTCCCCCTTTACGCAGGATCCCGGAGCGTCTACTACCGCAAGGACCTCTTCGCCAAGGCCGGCATCGCCGTGCCGCAGACGATCGACCAGTTGCAGGCCGCCATCCAAAAACTGCAGGCCGCAAACCCGGACAAGACACCTGGCTTTTCCTCCATCTATCTGTCCGCAAATGACGTCCACGCCCCGGAATCGTGGCTCTTCGCCAATGGTGGAGGCTACGCAAACAGTGAAAACGGCAAATGGGTTGGCGACCTCACCAGTGCCGACTCCCAGCGTGCATTGCAAGAACTCCAGGCAATCTGGAAAAATGACACGACTTATGGACTGGACAGTACGGCGGCCGCAAACGGTATGTACAACCTGTTCAACTCCGGCCAAGTAGGCATGATGGTCGGCACGCTCAACGTCTCAACCCAGATCTCCAAACAACTTATGGACTCAGGAAACGTCGGAATGTTCGCATTCCCGAGCACGACTGTGGGAACCCCTGGGAAAACTTTTGCCGGCGGCTCCAATGTCAGCATCTCCGCAGCGTCCGCCCACCCGGCACTCGACCAGTCGGCACTGAAAATCATCATGGGGAAGCAATTCCAGTCGCTGCTGGCCAAGGACGGTGGCTGGGTACCCGGCAATATGAGCTACGCAGACGCATTGACCGGCCCATTCGCCGCAGTGGCCCGGGAAGCGGTTCAGAATTCGAAGCTCACACCGAATACGCCGCAGTGGGGTGTGGCCACCGCGAACAACCTCTTAAAAAACTTCTACATCAGCATCGCGAAGGGCGAGAACACGTTGACGGCAGCCAAGGCCGCGGACACCCAAATTGAAACGGCACTCAACGCGAGCAACTAA
- a CDS encoding carbohydrate ABC transporter permease: MSVTRERRGRQLAKASGTPQTTGRRPGLRLKPRYTPFVLLLLPLAVVGVTFAYPLYRQIVMSFEQYGLAQQFGQAPAFIGFANYVTVLTDPEFWEVLVRSLGFCLIVAALTMAVGIGMAVVMQRASNYARIFLSVCLMLVWAMPSIASLTVWQWILDARLGVLNYVLTHVGLPQFKGYSWLSSNPVVFLAIVGVIVLWSSIPLVAITIYAALTQVGDEILEAAGIDGAGFWGTLRYIVLPIIRPMLFLIGTLQVIWDFRVFTQVYVLQQDGGSSTATDVLGTYVYRIGIGQGNYGLASALALIMLAIALLLTWQYMRTLLKQGDIV; the protein is encoded by the coding sequence ATGAGCGTGACCCGCGAAAGACGCGGACGCCAACTGGCCAAGGCGTCTGGAACACCCCAGACGACGGGCCGGCGTCCGGGACTTAGGCTCAAGCCCCGCTACACACCCTTTGTCTTGCTGCTGCTGCCCTTGGCGGTGGTTGGGGTGACGTTCGCCTATCCGCTGTACAGGCAGATCGTCATGTCCTTCGAACAGTACGGACTGGCCCAACAGTTTGGACAGGCGCCGGCCTTTATCGGTTTCGCCAACTATGTCACCGTACTCACCGATCCCGAATTCTGGGAAGTCCTCGTTAGGTCACTTGGGTTCTGCCTGATCGTGGCCGCGCTGACGATGGCGGTGGGGATCGGGATGGCAGTGGTGATGCAGCGGGCGAGCAACTATGCGCGGATCTTCTTGAGCGTCTGCCTCATGCTGGTCTGGGCGATGCCGTCGATAGCCAGCTTGACAGTATGGCAGTGGATCCTCGATGCCCGGTTGGGCGTGCTCAACTATGTCCTGACCCATGTCGGCCTGCCCCAGTTCAAGGGCTATTCCTGGCTCTCCTCGAATCCCGTCGTCTTTCTTGCCATCGTCGGCGTCATCGTCCTGTGGAGCAGCATCCCCCTTGTGGCAATCACCATCTATGCTGCGCTGACCCAGGTTGGGGATGAAATCCTCGAAGCTGCTGGAATCGACGGCGCCGGGTTCTGGGGCACGCTTCGATACATCGTCCTTCCCATCATCCGTCCCATGCTCTTTTTGATCGGGACGCTGCAGGTGATCTGGGACTTCCGCGTCTTTACACAGGTCTACGTCCTCCAACAAGACGGCGGATCTTCCACCGCTACCGATGTGCTGGGCACCTACGTCTACCGGATCGGCATCGGCCAAGGCAACTACGGGCTGGCATCGGCGTTGGCCCTGATCATGTTGGCGATCGCACTTCTGCTGACATGGCAGTACATGCGCACGCTTCTGAAGCAAGGAGACATAGTATGA
- a CDS encoding carbohydrate ABC transporter permease produces the protein MSLLTRKRPGSRKVAGRPARPLWNIAAIVAGLAWVFPVYWMINSSMLPANQLLNNTPTFFPFTPDFSAYQSVLGTAQFWSSLRMSLIVTCAAVALAIVSACLAAVTLSRFRFRARRWIIVFVLVIQMIPTEAIFISQYKMLDAWHLLNSAAGLAILYAGTVLPFITWMLKGFVDGVPVELEESAMVSGCTRLGAFFRVTLPLLGPGLVATGVFGFLAAWNEFTLALVMLTNSDKTTLPLWLQTFQTANRGTDWGGVMAGSTVVAIPVIIIFLCVQNQMTKGMVAGAVKG, from the coding sequence ATGAGCCTACTGACGAGGAAGCGGCCAGGCTCGCGCAAGGTGGCGGGCAGACCGGCTCGGCCATTATGGAATATCGCTGCCATCGTTGCCGGACTGGCGTGGGTGTTCCCTGTCTACTGGATGATCAACAGCTCAATGCTGCCAGCCAACCAACTACTCAACAACACCCCCACGTTCTTTCCTTTCACCCCCGATTTCTCCGCCTACCAGAGCGTTCTGGGCACGGCACAATTCTGGTCGTCCCTGAGGATGAGCTTGATCGTCACTTGCGCGGCAGTCGCGCTCGCAATCGTCTCGGCGTGCCTGGCGGCCGTGACGCTGAGCAGGTTCAGGTTCCGCGCCAGGCGATGGATCATCGTTTTCGTCCTGGTCATCCAGATGATCCCGACCGAGGCCATTTTTATCTCCCAATACAAAATGCTGGACGCATGGCATCTGTTGAACTCCGCGGCAGGGCTGGCCATCCTGTACGCCGGAACGGTCCTGCCGTTCATCACCTGGATGCTCAAGGGCTTCGTCGACGGGGTCCCAGTTGAATTGGAAGAATCCGCCATGGTCTCGGGGTGCACGCGATTGGGTGCATTCTTCCGCGTCACACTCCCGCTGCTCGGCCCGGGCCTGGTGGCAACCGGAGTGTTCGGATTCCTCGCCGCATGGAACGAGTTCACCCTCGCCTTGGTGATGCTCACCAACAGCGACAAGACAACCCTTCCGCTCTGGCTGCAAACATTCCAGACGGCGAACAGAGGTACGGACTGGGGCGGTGTCATGGCTGGCTCCACCGTGGTGGCCATTCCCGTGATCATCATTTTCCTCTGCGTTCAAAACCAGATGACCAAGGGCATGGTCGCCGGGGCGGTCAAGGGATGA
- a CDS encoding family 20 glycosylhydrolase, with product MMSTRGIFPAPRLIKGTGGEPAGLLAQVFTQCDQSMRAQSYILSAKDGRIDLTHADEAGLRYGLSTLEQLRSGAMLCEEAFEIEDWPDFPVRGYMLDVSRDRVPTRAALRRLVAALSTARYNQLELYTEHTFAYREHPQVWDASSPLTEADVRWLDGVCASAGIALVANQNCLGHMERWLSHAKYAQRAESPNGMNLLSEVLPPTTLAPTDDNVEFTSALLDELVPLFRHKRLNIGADEPWELGMGVSKERAAAEGLGSVYADYVSAVMDPWIAQGYQVEYWADIVGHYPEAIEKLPPGAIPVVWMYNSGEMMKRLVALNDLEDEAVHAAHGIVLRDLVEGFRDRARSFISSKTPFWVAPGTNAWRSVTGRLDEALANLIDAAEVGIEYSSEGYLLTSWGNEGYWDPPVISLPPIAAGGAFSWALEANRSLSLPEVLNRHFFDDESGIVGEVLCSVGHIAELLDCPILNTTPLWVALSRGGDLPIGKIPPAHLMATARERLIQDQLRLISAQPACSDAELAVADLAFVIDMALFAIDLIGAGMSASGDPAPRDARQLMVRLSRLLERHQERWLANSRYGGLHASLAVLDPLRRRLERVASISAIHTLGRNNNG from the coding sequence ATGATGTCCACCCGTGGGATCTTTCCGGCGCCCCGACTCATCAAGGGCACCGGAGGCGAACCGGCCGGTTTGCTGGCCCAGGTCTTCACCCAGTGCGATCAAAGCATGCGGGCGCAAAGCTACATCCTCTCCGCCAAGGACGGCAGGATCGACCTCACCCATGCCGACGAGGCGGGCCTGCGTTACGGCCTCTCGACGCTCGAACAGCTGCGAAGCGGGGCGATGCTGTGTGAGGAGGCTTTCGAAATAGAAGACTGGCCGGATTTTCCGGTACGCGGCTACATGCTCGACGTCAGCCGCGACCGTGTTCCGACGCGGGCAGCCCTTCGCCGCCTCGTGGCCGCGCTTTCCACCGCACGTTACAACCAGCTTGAGCTTTATACGGAACACACCTTCGCCTACCGGGAGCACCCCCAAGTTTGGGATGCCTCCTCGCCGCTGACCGAAGCGGACGTTCGTTGGCTGGACGGCGTGTGTGCGAGTGCGGGGATCGCGTTAGTGGCCAACCAGAACTGCCTCGGCCACATGGAGCGGTGGCTCTCCCACGCAAAGTATGCACAGCGTGCGGAGAGCCCGAACGGGATGAACCTGCTCAGCGAGGTCCTTCCGCCGACGACACTCGCCCCGACAGACGACAACGTCGAGTTCACCTCCGCCCTCCTCGACGAGCTGGTTCCCCTCTTTCGACACAAACGCCTCAACATCGGCGCCGATGAGCCCTGGGAACTGGGCATGGGGGTCAGCAAGGAGCGCGCCGCCGCAGAGGGCCTCGGGAGCGTATACGCGGATTATGTCTCCGCCGTCATGGACCCCTGGATTGCCCAGGGGTACCAGGTGGAATACTGGGCAGATATCGTCGGGCATTACCCCGAAGCGATTGAGAAGCTTCCCCCCGGAGCCATCCCGGTCGTGTGGATGTACAACTCGGGTGAAATGATGAAGCGGTTGGTTGCGCTCAATGATCTCGAAGATGAAGCGGTCCATGCCGCGCACGGCATTGTGTTGCGGGATCTGGTTGAAGGCTTCCGGGACCGGGCAAGATCCTTCATCTCGTCGAAGACACCGTTCTGGGTGGCGCCGGGAACCAATGCGTGGCGTTCGGTCACTGGGCGCCTCGATGAGGCATTGGCCAATTTGATCGACGCGGCCGAGGTCGGAATTGAATACTCGTCGGAGGGGTATCTCCTCACGTCTTGGGGAAATGAGGGATATTGGGATCCGCCAGTGATCTCGCTTCCGCCTATCGCTGCCGGAGGAGCCTTCAGCTGGGCCTTGGAAGCCAACAGGAGCCTTTCGCTTCCGGAGGTGCTCAACCGGCACTTTTTCGACGACGAATCGGGGATCGTTGGGGAAGTCCTGTGCTCCGTTGGGCACATTGCCGAGCTGCTGGATTGCCCGATTTTGAACACGACACCGCTATGGGTTGCACTGAGCCGAGGCGGTGACCTGCCCATCGGCAAGATTCCCCCGGCCCACCTGATGGCAACCGCCCGCGAACGGCTCATCCAGGACCAGTTGCGGCTAATCTCCGCGCAGCCGGCCTGCAGTGACGCTGAACTCGCCGTGGCGGACCTGGCCTTCGTGATCGATATGGCGCTCTTCGCGATCGACCTCATTGGTGCCGGTATGAGCGCCAGTGGCGATCCTGCTCCACGCGATGCGCGCCAGCTGATGGTCCGGTTGTCCCGGCTCTTGGAGCGGCACCAGGAGCGCTGGCTTGCCAACTCACGATACGGCGGGCTGCACGCGAGCCTCGCGGTGCTGGATCCGCTCAGAAGGCGTCTGGAGCGGGTTGCATCGATATCCGCCATCCACACCCTTGGAAGGAACAACAATGGCTAG